Genomic window (Bradyrhizobium sp. 186):
GCATCGCACCGCCGCCAGGCAAGAACAAATTGGGGTGATCGTGCGCGCGACAGTCGGCATCCACCACCGCCGTCGCCGGTTCGGTCCCCATGACGCAGCCGCCCATGATGTGGTCGCTGTTGAGAAACTCGGGGGACAGCTGGAATTTGGTGGCGCCGAGTTCGGCTGCCAACTGCTGTAGTCGCGGCACGGTGTATTCTCCGGCGCTTTGACGCACATAGTCGCCGACGTCGTAATAGATGTTGGGCTTGTTGATGCCGAGCCAGTCTTTCTGGCTGGACAGCGTCAATCGGTTATTCGCTGAAGGCAGGATCTCGTGCTCCACGGTCAATCTCGCCGTGCAAGCGGAGAGCCGCCGGATCTCGGCATCCAGGGCCTTGCCGACCAGGCCTTTTTTCAACGCGGCGGCTGCGCCGAGCGGGCTGCGGGCGAAATTTTCCATACGGAACATCGCTCCGGCATAGCGGCTGCGGAATTCACCCTGGGTGGTATTGAGTATGCTGCTGCTCTGAACCGGCCCGACGCCTGTCCATAGCGGTTCTCTGAGCTCCAGCTCCGCGGTGAGCTTGGGCTGGTCCATCATGTTGCGCCCAACCTGATCGGAGCTGTTCGCCACGCCGTTGGGATTGCGCTCGTCCTTGGACAGCAACAGCAGCTTTGGCGTTTCGATGCCGTTGCAGGCAATCGCGAAGAGTCTGGCAGTGACCTTGTGCGAGCGCTTGTCCGGATCGAAGAAGTGAACCGCGTCGATCGCATTCTTCTCGCCCGTCTCGATTCGATAGACGACCGCGTTGGCGAGAATCCTGCCGCCCTTGGCCTCGATCTTCGGCAAGGCCGTCGCCGCATCGTATTTGGCGGCGATCGGGCAGACGGGAAAACAGTTGTTGTTGCCGCAGCACGCCGGCCGGCCGTCGTAGGACACGCCGCTATTGCGTGCCTGAGGCGCTGGCAAGTTGATCATCCCGATTCTCGCGGCGGCCTCCGTGAAACGATGCTCACCGGGACCGAAGGGAATTGGTCCCATGGGGTAGGGTTTTGAGCGTTTTCCATTCGCCGGCCATTGATGCGCCGGGTCGGATGGACCGCTTACGCCGATCGCGTATTCCGCGCGGGTGTAATAGGGCTCGATAATTTCGTGGCTGAATGGCCAGTCCCGGCCGACCCCATAAAGGCTCTTCAGGCGCATGTCCTCGGGCGTCACGCGCCAGCAGATTCCGGCCCAATGCCACGTTGCGCCACCTGCATAGCGGACATAGCCCTGGAGATAAGCGCGGGCATTCGGCCCTTCCAGTTGAAGATATTGCTCCTGCTCTTTGGCCGTGCGCGTTTCGAGGTGCGGCGCCCACGGTTTCGGCGGATAGGGCGCATTCCAGTGAAACAGCCGCAGGCTCGGCGGCAGGTTCCGGTAATTCTCGACGATCCGCCAACGATCGACGCGAGGACCGGCTTCGAGCATCAGCACGGACAAGCCGGCGTCCAGAGCCTGTTGCGCGATCAGGCAACCGACCACGCCGGTTCCCACGATGACGACGTCTGCACTGTAATCGCTGGCCATCTGGACAATTCCCGTTTGTTCGAGAGAACCGCGTTCAAAATTCAGGCATGCTGCTCAGCGGGGGCGCCTCGGCGGTCCAACGGTTCGGCCCGGAGATCGCGTAGGAGGGAATGGTCATGACGTCCCTAGTCGGCTGGTACATCAGCGCATACTCGTAGGCGAACACCTCGGCATCGGGCGCGTCGGTTACGACGCCGAGATACCAGGCGGAAATGATCGCAAGCGCAGTCTCTTTGAGCGGGCCTTCCGGCACGTCGGCGAAGAAATCCTCGACGACCCCCGCGTTCTTTTGTCGTGCGATGGAAAGCAGCCCGTCAATTTGCTCCGACAGCGACGGATTCAACGTGCCCATCGCCGCACCCATGCGCTTCCCGATCTCGTCTTTGAGGCGATGGGGGACCAGCAGAGACGAAATTTCCATGAATCGCGCCGCGGATTGATCCGACCACGAAGTCGGAGCCGCAATAGCGGCCAGCGTTGGCAATGCGGCAAACCCACCGATCAAGAGCCCGCCTAGCAACACGTCGCGGCGAGCGAGATTGAATGCCGTAGGACAGTCGTCGCGGTATTGGTCAGGCATATGCGTACACCTCGCTGTTAGTCGGCGTCATCGGGGTCCCTGGCGCTACGCCGATCAGGCGTCCGCAGCCACGGCGATAATCGATTCCGCAAACGCGACCGGCGCTTCCTGCGGCAAATTGTGTCCGACACCGCCTTTGATGGTCCGGTGCGAATATCGGCCGGAGAACTTTTTGGCGTAGGCTGACGGCTCCGGATGCGGCGCGCCGTTGGCGTCACCCTCCATCGTGATGGCGGGCACGGTGATCACGGGAGCCTGCGCCAGCCGCCTCTCTTCATCGTCGTATTTCGCTTCGCCCTCGGCGAGTCCGAGCCGCCAGCGGTAATTGTGGATCACGATCGCGACATGGTCCGGATTGTCGAAAGCCCTGGCGCTGCGCTCAAATGTGGTGTCGTCGAAGTGCCATTGCGGCGAAGCGAGCTGCCAGATCAGCTTCGAGAAATCCCGACGATATTTGTCGTAGCCGTCACGGCCGCGTTCGGTCGCGAAGTAGAACTGATACCACCATTGAAGCTCTGCCTTTGGCGGCAGCGGCATCCTGCCGGCCTGCTGGCTGCCGATCAGATAGCCGCTCACCGAGACCATCGCCTTGACGCGCTCCGGCCAAAGCGCAGCCATGATGTTGGTGGTCCGCGCGCCCCAGTCGAAGCCGGCGATCGTGGCCTTGTTGATCTTGAGCGCGTCCATCAGCGCGACGACGTCAGCCGCGATTGCCGATGGTTGCCCGTTCCGCATCGTCGCGTCGGACAGGAAGCGTGTGGTGCCGTAACCGCGCAAGTAAGGCACGATCACGCGATGGCCGACCGCGGCGAGCAGCGGCGCGACATCGACGAAACTGTAGATATCGTAGGGCCAGCCGTGGAGCAGGATCACGGGCGAACCGTCCGCGGGACCCACCTCGGCGTAGCCGACGTTGAGCAATCCGGCATCGATCTGCTTCAGGGACGCGAACGACGTATTGGTTCTCGGCTTGATGGCGCTCGCAGATCTCACCGGCTTCGCCGTCTCCGCCGCGGCCGTTGCGCTCAGCGAAAGCTGGGCTGCTGCAAGTGTCATGGCCGCGCTGCCGAAGAAGCGGCGTCGTTCACGGTTGATATTGTCGGACATGCGTGTCTCCTGTGGTCGTTGCATTGTACGACGCGTGGCAGCTCGCCACGCGGTCGCTCCTCAGCAACGGCTCCCACATCCGCGACGAGGACGGAAAGCCGTGAAGCAGCAGCACGATCGGAGCATCGGCCGGCCCGGCCTCTCGGTAGAAGATCTTGAGGCCCTGGATCTCGACGGTGTGATAGCTGATCGTGCGCCGGCTGGAATTGAGGGCCGATGCCGGAAGTGCCATGCAGGCCATGGTGGCCGAAACAGTCAGCAAGGTCAGCATATTCATATCGCTAGGCCCATCGACATCTTGAGAGTTGGTGTGGGGAAGGATAGCGGCCGCTCCAAGAGAAGCGGGCAACCGCACCCAAAAAGTCTGGTCGGCCGCCCGATGCGCGGTCTACGCCGCCGACTTGCCCTTTTGCTTCAGGGCGGCGAGCAGCGTCTGCGCGGCCGGGCCCGACGAATGGGGATTTTGCCCCGTGATCAGCAGGCCGTCGCTGACGACGTGGATTCCCCAGTTTGCTGTTTTCGAGAAGACGGCGCCGAGCTTCAGCATCTCGTCTTCGACAAGGAAGGGCACCACCTTGGTGAGGCCGACATCCTCTTCCTCACCGTTGGTAAAGCCGGTCACCTCCCTGCCTTGCACCAGTGGCTTGCCCTCGGGTGTCTTGACATGACGCAGCGCACCGGTCGAATGGCACACGACGGCGATTGTCTTGCCGGCGGCGAGAAACGACTCGATCAGCTTGACCGAGTCCTTGTCTTCCGCGAGGTCCCACATCGCGCCGTGACCGCCGGGGTAGAAGACAGTGTCGAAATCTTCCTGCCGGACGCTGTTGAGGCGAACGGTCTTGTCGAGCTGGGCCTCGGCGACCGCGTCTTTCTCGAAGCGCAGCGTGAGGTCGGTACGGAACTCGGGCTCGTTGCTCTTGGGGTCGAGCGGCGGGCGGCCGCCCTTGGGGGATGCGAGCGTGATCTCGGCCCCGGAATCCTTGAAGACGAAATAGGGGGCGGCGAGTTCTTCGAGCCAGAAGCCGGTCTTGCGGCCGGTGTTGCCCAACTGGTCGTGCGAGGTGATGACCATCAATACCTTCATGACACATTTTCCCTAGATTGCGCTTGCTGGATGATGCGTTCCGTCGTGGTAGATGCGCGCCGGGGTGCAGGTCTTCGTCGAGCGTGCATTGGTTCGCCGCGCGCAAGCGTAATCTGCACCCAAGTTGGGCCGTTGGCTCGTTATGTAGTGTTAGACGTTGCGAGCGCCCGCGAGCCGCTGCCGGCTACTCGAAGACGGCGTCGAAGATCTCGACGTCGATCAGCACGGGCTTGGCGATCACGGTTCCGTCAGGCCGGAGTGTCTGCGCACGACGAAGCGTCGGCACAACGATGCCGCCGAAACTGTCATGGGCCCAGGATGAGTGTGCGACCTTCATTCCAAAGAGATCGTGATCCGTCCGCCGCTGCAGGGCGTTCTCGTCGAAAAAGAAGATCTGCTCGGGCGCGAGCGTGATGAGGTGTGGGGGGAATTGGGCCCGCAAGCGCCGCCAGGTTTCGGCGTTTTCACGCCAGGGCGACAGCTCCTCCACCACGACATCGGGATGAGCGAGGAGGAATGGGCTAGTCAGATAGCTCCAGATGGCCACGCCGCAGAAGAAGACGAGGTGCAATTCGTCCGCCAGCGTGTGTGCGCCGACCTCGAGGAATCCGAGGTTCGGGTTGCGCCAGGACCGCAACACCTCGCCGTCCAGGCTTTCGATCGTGATCGTGTCCGGCTGAAACGAGCCGGACTGTTCTCCCCCGGTAATGCCGGTGAAGCGGACCGATTGCGTCCGCGTCGATCCCTCCGCGGTGACATCCTTGAATTCACGGGCATGTCCGGCGCTGGAGAACAGTGTCCCCCCAACAGAAAGATGCAGCGTGAACCGGTTTAAACTGTTCCAGCGGGCTAAACCGCCGCTGGCATCGATCGCATCGTCAAGAAGTGCCATGTTTCGCCGAATCCACCGTGAAGTGTGACCACCATGGCGGGGCGTGCGCGGCTTGGCGCGTTAGAAGTTGTTAGGAGTTGCAAGTGCCCGATTTATCGGTATCCCGTTGAAGATGCTCTCAATTCAGAGAGCCCAGGAGTCCCTTGGCGGCGACCAGATCACGGGTCGAGATGCCTTCCTGATATTGCGCCACGAGCGGCGCGAGCAGGGCGCGTGCGTCGCCGGCCTTCCCGGCCTGATGCCAGACGCGGGCAAGGCTGACGGCTCCGCGCAATTCCCAGCCGAGCGCACACTGCCGGCGCGACAGGACAAGCGATTTCTGAAGATAGCCCTCGGCCTCCGCGGCATTGCCTGCCCCCGCGAGGATATCCCCCTTGACCCGGAGCATCTCCGGCATGTCGAAGGATTCGCCGTGGTCGCCGATCTGGGCGATGACTTCGTCGATGGTGCGCAGGGCCTCGTCGGGCTCGTTCTGGGACGCGAGACCCTCCGCGAGCGCGGTCGCAAACACCGTCGTCATGATCCTGTGCCGCGTCGCGTACAGCGTCGCCTGGCTGCGGCGAAGATGCTCGATGCCGCCGGCGACGTCGCCGCGGCGCAGCAGAAGCTCGCCCTTCTGGCCGATGCCGACCGCGTGATAGGGACCGAGGAAGTGCCGCTCTGCATGATTGATCAGCCGCTCGATCATGATTTCGGCATTGGCCCAGTCGCCGACCCACAGAAAGACGTAGATCGTCCAGATCAGGGCAATGCCGAGCGTGAGCGGCTGCTCGAGTTGCTCGGCCTCGCGAACGGTGTATCTGGCCGCCTCGATCGCACGATCGGGCCGGCCGGTGAGCCAGAGCCCGCGCGCCAGCGCCACCAATGCAACGATACGGTCGTCATAACCGAGATGCCCGATATTCAGCCGCTGCGAGCCGGGAGTGTGCACCATCGCGCTCTCGCAGAACTGCACGGCCTTGTCCTGGTTGCCGATCAGGTGATGCGCCACGCCCAGCATCCATTCCACGTTCAGCATGCTGGCGGGGTCGTTCAGCTTCCGCGCAACGCCTTCGCCCTGCTCGCCGGTTCCGAGCGCGCCGTGAAAATCTCCGACCCTGGTCAGGTAGATGTGCAATCCGCGCAGCAACCATAGCTGCCAGTGCAGGTTCTCGAGCTCCCGGGAAAGCTGAAGGCTTCGCGTGAACGCCGAGCGGACCGCGTCAGTGTTTCCCTGCGTGAACATCACGGAGACGCCGAGCGCGGCCTGCAACGTCATCTCTTGGCGGCTGTCAACCGAGGCCGTATCGAGAGATGCCAGCGCCTGCTGGGTCCAACGGTAGCACTCCGTCAGCAAGGTCAGCTCGAGGAAGAACTGAGCCGCCGACGCCGACAGATCCACGCCGACTGCGCGGTCGCCGCCTTCCGAAAAACTCCAGGTCAGCGCGGCGCGGACATTGGGCAGGTGGTCGGCGTAGGGAAGGAAGCCGCCCGCGCTCTGCATGCCCATGGATTTCAGCGCGATGTCGCGCAGGAAGTCGCGGTAATATTCGGCGTGGGCGCGCGCGACGCGGGCCGCTTCTCCGTTCTCGACAAGCTTGTCCGCCACGAAGGCGCCGGTCGTATCGAGCAGGCGATATCGCAGCCGCCGTTCCGCAGGCGAGGTCGCGATCAGGGATTTGGAGAGCAGGTTCGAGATCGCTTCGACCGCCTCGGGCTCGCTGATGCCCTGGCAGGATGCGACGGCAAGAGCGGCCTCCAGCGTGAACGGCCCGACGAACACCGACAATCCGCGCAGCGTCGCGCTTTCGGCTGCCGGCAGCAGGTCGTAGCTCCAGGCAAGCGCCGCGCTCAGGGTCTGGTGCCGCGGGATCGCGGTCCGCCGCCCCCGCCATAGCAGCGAGAAGCGGCTGTCGAGCAGCGAGGCGGTGCCGGCAATTCCATAAGCGTTCACCCGTCCGGCCGCGAGCTCGATCGCAAGCGCAATTCCGTCCAGTCGTCGGCAGATATCGGCAACGAGCGGCGCGTCGTCCTCGCTCAGTTCGAATTCGCTCAGACTCTCGGCAATGCGTTCGACGAAGAGCTGGCTTGCGGGATAGGCGAGGATGTCAGCCAAGCTGAGTCCGTCGCGCTCGGGCGGGCAATCCAGCGGAAACAGCCGATGGACGCGCTCACCCTCGGTGCGAAAGGACTCGCGGCTGGTGGCGAGCACATGCAGCCCGGGCGCCTCCCGCACGATGCGCTCGGCCAGGGGCGCGAGCTCATCGAGGATGTGCTCGCAACTGTCGAAGACCAGCAGCATCCGCCGGCTGCGAAGGAACGTCAGCAGGCTTGGTATCGGGTCCTCGGAATTGACGGTCAAGCCAAGCGCTGCAGCGATCGTGCCGGGAACGAGCCTGGGCTCCGTCAGCGCGCCAAAATCGACGAAGCACACCTGACCGTCGAAGGCCGGAAGCTCGCCGTGCGCGACGGCGAGCGCGACCGAGGTCTTGCCGATCCCTCCGGGGCCGACAATGGTGACGAAGCGATGCAGGGCAAGTTCGGCGGAAATCTTCTCGACGGCATCGTCTCGCCCGATCATCTTCGCAAGCGGTGAGGGTAGCGAGCGAGGCGAGGAGACCGGCAGGTTCGCGCGGCTCTCCGAAGTTGCAGCCCGGAGCAGCGGTGCCGTGAAACAATAGCCCCGTCCGGGTACATTGACGACGTAGCGCGAGGCATCGCCGGCATCGCCCAGGACCTTGCGCAGCGTCGCGATGTGGAAGCGCAGGCTGCCTTCGTCAACATTCACCTCGGCCCAGACGCGCTTCATCAACTCCCGCTTGTCCACGACCTCGCCGGCCCGTTCGGCGAGAAAGATCAGGATGTCGAGCGCGCGACCGCCGAGGTGAAGCGGAGCGCCATCCTTCTCCAACAGCCGCGACTTTGGAAACAGCCGAAAGGCCCCAAAGCAAATGGCCGAGTCCTGATCGTTAGTGTCTGGCACGGGCCATGCTTCCAGCGAAAGGGAAGTGATGCTGTCTACTTGTCTGATCTACCAAAACGAGGCCTTGAGTAAACCGGCCGAAAACGGCGAAATCGCGCAACGGGACCAAGACTAGCCAAAAGTCCTATGACGATACGTCGCAAATTTCGTTTAAACGCGAACGGCTTATGCGGCTATCGGGAAATCCGGAAGAGCATTTGGCCGCCGAGGCGGCATTCACGCCGTACAACCTCCCACGCCATCGATCATAACAGAATCTTGCAACGTCTAACGAGCGTAAGCCGCAGCTCTCCGCCAGTATCCCCGTCGAGTTAGGTCGTACTTCCAACGGGGAGGGTATCATGCCCGCTATCGGCTCTCGGCCGAACGACAACGTCACTCGATCTCAATACGTCGCCAATCTTGACGATCAGTCGCGTGATTGGGAACTCGTGCTGCGGGAGTCCCACCATCGGATGAAGAATACGCTGACACTGCTGGGTGCGTCAGTCCGCCGCGATTTCACACGCGCCGGTACCAGGGATGTGTCGGTCGCAGTGGACCGGTTCGAGCGGCGTATCGTCGCGTTCGGCAGGCTCTATCAACTTCTGTCTGACAACGACGACCTGTTGACAGTCTCCGTCGAGGCCTTCTTCGGAAGCCTGTGCGAAGCGCTTTCGGGAGCCGTGCTGGAGCCGGCGGGCATCCGCTGCGAGGCCGCGATCGAAAGCGGAGCGCTGTCGGCATCGCAATGTCATCGGCTCGCGCTGATGCTGACGGAACTGGTCACGAACGCGGCAAAGCATGCGTTTCCGAACAAGAATGATGCACTGATCCGTATCGACGTGGCCAATCGCGACGGCGCATGGTCTTGCACGGTGGCCGACAACGGGATCGGCGCGACCGGTCCGCTTCAGGGCACCGGCAGCCGGATCCTCGAAGGGCTCGCACGCAGCATCCGCGCCCGGATGCACGGCGAGGCGGGGCAGGGCGGGACACGGGTGACCATCGTGATGCCGGCCGCTGCTTGAAGGTGGCCGAGTTTTGCTCTGCCGCCACTTGCAACAGCTAACGGGCCCTCACACCCCCATAACGAGCAATATTCTCCCGTCGACCCCAAAGACGTTGTGCCCAGAGGGGGCTTCGACACCGAACCCGCGCTTTCAAACAAGGAGTTCGACATGACAGTCGTCGGAACAGATCGCGAAATCGATGCCAAGCCATCGAAGGTTCGTGGGGTTGATTTGAAGCTCGAGATCGTCGTCATTCCCGTGTCGGATGTCGATCGTGCCAAGGCGTTCTACGCCCGCCTTGGCTGGAGGCTGGACGCCGATTTTGCCTCGGGCGACGTTTGGCGCGTGATCCAGTTCACGCCGCCCGGCTCGGCCTGTTCTGTGATCTTCGGCAAGAACGTCACGGCCGCAGCGCCCGGCTCGGCGCGAGGATTGTATCTGATCGTCTCCGATCTGGAGGCGGCACGGAAGGATATTCTCGGCCGCGGCATCGAGGTGAGCGAACCATTCCACGGTGGCGGCGATGTTCACGCCGGGCCGGACGAGCCCTATCTGTTCGGTAGCGTTCGGGTCAACGGCGCTGACCCGACGCGCGGCAGCTATAGCTCGTTTGCATCGTTTAGCGATCCCGACGGCAACGGCTGGCTGTTCCAGGAGGTTACCGCACGACTGCCCGGGCGTATCGCTGCGAGCGATACGACGTTCACCTCGCAGAGCGAACTGGCAGGGGCGCTGCGTCGCGCGGCGGTGGCGCATGGCCAACACGAGAAGCGCACTGGCTCGCATGACGAGAACTGGGCGGATTGGTACGCCGACTACATCGTACGCGAGCAAGCCGGTCAGCCGTTGCCATCGTGAGTTGCAGAGATCGCTCTGCGAGAGCTTGGCGAAAGAGTGCGGTATCGCGCCGACCGATGTGGTTGTCTCGATGGTCACGACGAGCGATGAGGATTGGTCGTTCGGAAATCGACGCGCGCAATTTCTGACCAGCGAGCTTGAGGCGGATTCGCTCGATCGCGCCAGGGCGTCTCTGATCGCGGCGGTATAACCCTCGCAATACGTACGCTTCTCCTGACGTTAGCCAACACGGCGCGATGACATTGTTCATCGCGCCGTATTTGCATGTGCATTGCGCGCATCGCCCATCATCGATCGCTTTTCCTCTGCGTCGCGCGGACTCGCAACGGCTAACGCAGTCTAAC
Coding sequences:
- a CDS encoding GMC family oxidoreductase, which codes for MASDYSADVVIVGTGVVGCLIAQQALDAGLSVLMLEAGPRVDRWRIVENYRNLPPSLRLFHWNAPYPPKPWAPHLETRTAKEQEQYLQLEGPNARAYLQGYVRYAGGATWHWAGICWRVTPEDMRLKSLYGVGRDWPFSHEIIEPYYTRAEYAIGVSGPSDPAHQWPANGKRSKPYPMGPIPFGPGEHRFTEAAARIGMINLPAPQARNSGVSYDGRPACCGNNNCFPVCPIAAKYDAATALPKIEAKGGRILANAVVYRIETGEKNAIDAVHFFDPDKRSHKVTARLFAIACNGIETPKLLLLSKDERNPNGVANSSDQVGRNMMDQPKLTAELELREPLWTGVGPVQSSSILNTTQGEFRSRYAGAMFRMENFARSPLGAAAALKKGLVGKALDAEIRRLSACTARLTVEHEILPSANNRLTLSSQKDWLGINKPNIYYDVGDYVRQSAGEYTVPRLQQLAAELGATKFQLSPEFLNSDHIMGGCVMGTEPATAVVDADCRAHDHPNLFLPGGGAMPSATASNSTLTMAALALKAADAITDQLRHG
- a CDS encoding sorbitol dehydrogenase family protein — encoded protein: MPDQYRDDCPTAFNLARRDVLLGGLLIGGFAALPTLAAIAAPTSWSDQSAARFMEISSLLVPHRLKDEIGKRMGAAMGTLNPSLSEQIDGLLSIARQKNAGVVEDFFADVPEGPLKETALAIISAWYLGVVTDAPDAEVFAYEYALMYQPTRDVMTIPSYAISGPNRWTAEAPPLSSMPEF
- a CDS encoding alpha/beta hydrolase — encoded protein: MSDNINRERRRFFGSAAMTLAAAQLSLSATAAAETAKPVRSASAIKPRTNTSFASLKQIDAGLLNVGYAEVGPADGSPVILLHGWPYDIYSFVDVAPLLAAVGHRVIVPYLRGYGTTRFLSDATMRNGQPSAIAADVVALMDALKINKATIAGFDWGARTTNIMAALWPERVKAMVSVSGYLIGSQQAGRMPLPPKAELQWWYQFYFATERGRDGYDKYRRDFSKLIWQLASPQWHFDDTTFERSARAFDNPDHVAIVIHNYRWRLGLAEGEAKYDDEERRLAQAPVITVPAITMEGDANGAPHPEPSAYAKKFSGRYSHRTIKGGVGHNLPQEAPVAFAESIIAVAADA
- a CDS encoding type 1 glutamine amidotransferase domain-containing protein, with the protein product MKVLMVITSHDQLGNTGRKTGFWLEELAAPYFVFKDSGAEITLASPKGGRPPLDPKSNEPEFRTDLTLRFEKDAVAEAQLDKTVRLNSVRQEDFDTVFYPGGHGAMWDLAEDKDSVKLIESFLAAGKTIAVVCHSTGALRHVKTPEGKPLVQGREVTGFTNGEEEDVGLTKVVPFLVEDEMLKLGAVFSKTANWGIHVVSDGLLITGQNPHSSGPAAQTLLAALKQKGKSAA
- a CDS encoding winged helix-turn-helix domain-containing protein; translation: MPDTNDQDSAICFGAFRLFPKSRLLEKDGAPLHLGGRALDILIFLAERAGEVVDKRELMKRVWAEVNVDEGSLRFHIATLRKVLGDAGDASRYVVNVPGRGYCFTAPLLRAATSESRANLPVSSPRSLPSPLAKMIGRDDAVEKISAELALHRFVTIVGPGGIGKTSVALAVAHGELPAFDGQVCFVDFGALTEPRLVPGTIAAALGLTVNSEDPIPSLLTFLRSRRMLLVFDSCEHILDELAPLAERIVREAPGLHVLATSRESFRTEGERVHRLFPLDCPPERDGLSLADILAYPASQLFVERIAESLSEFELSEDDAPLVADICRRLDGIALAIELAAGRVNAYGIAGTASLLDSRFSLLWRGRRTAIPRHQTLSAALAWSYDLLPAAESATLRGLSVFVGPFTLEAALAVASCQGISEPEAVEAISNLLSKSLIATSPAERRLRYRLLDTTGAFVADKLVENGEAARVARAHAEYYRDFLRDIALKSMGMQSAGGFLPYADHLPNVRAALTWSFSEGGDRAVGVDLSASAAQFFLELTLLTECYRWTQQALASLDTASVDSRQEMTLQAALGVSVMFTQGNTDAVRSAFTRSLQLSRELENLHWQLWLLRGLHIYLTRVGDFHGALGTGEQGEGVARKLNDPASMLNVEWMLGVAHHLIGNQDKAVQFCESAMVHTPGSQRLNIGHLGYDDRIVALVALARGLWLTGRPDRAIEAARYTVREAEQLEQPLTLGIALIWTIYVFLWVGDWANAEIMIERLINHAERHFLGPYHAVGIGQKGELLLRRGDVAGGIEHLRRSQATLYATRHRIMTTVFATALAEGLASQNEPDEALRTIDEVIAQIGDHGESFDMPEMLRVKGDILAGAGNAAEAEGYLQKSLVLSRRQCALGWELRGAVSLARVWHQAGKAGDARALLAPLVAQYQEGISTRDLVAAKGLLGSLN
- a CDS encoding sensor histidine kinase translates to MPAIGSRPNDNVTRSQYVANLDDQSRDWELVLRESHHRMKNTLTLLGASVRRDFTRAGTRDVSVAVDRFERRIVAFGRLYQLLSDNDDLLTVSVEAFFGSLCEALSGAVLEPAGIRCEAAIESGALSASQCHRLALMLTELVTNAAKHAFPNKNDALIRIDVANRDGAWSCTVADNGIGATGPLQGTGSRILEGLARSIRARMHGEAGQGGTRVTIVMPAAA
- a CDS encoding VOC family protein yields the protein MTVVGTDREIDAKPSKVRGVDLKLEIVVIPVSDVDRAKAFYARLGWRLDADFASGDVWRVIQFTPPGSACSVIFGKNVTAAAPGSARGLYLIVSDLEAARKDILGRGIEVSEPFHGGGDVHAGPDEPYLFGSVRVNGADPTRGSYSSFASFSDPDGNGWLFQEVTARLPGRIAASDTTFTSQSELAGALRRAAVAHGQHEKRTGSHDENWADWYADYIVREQAGQPLPS